In a single window of the Tellurirhabdus bombi genome:
- a CDS encoding phage major capsid protein has translation MKTAKQLRDARGKKLEELNALTTKAQGESRDFTPDEATQFDALEAELLDYDNQIRRAEAAEKRAAESAAPVNTGTQGNRDISDKDKRDLGQVSIVRGLRLMAAGSKLDGVEAEVHSIAERDAQRNGIQLEGFGVPAFLSEQRGQTATGQTTAAGDQGGVTVPTVLNGMIDALWARTFLNNVGATRLAGLQGNQDFLVQDTVPVISELTEIEEIVEGEMKFSKFSMQPSRRGASIPYSKQLLQQSSLDVERLILDNMNKALGFKLNAEAALAVLAAITSGNGNLLALSANGAAPSYENIVALESLIDSFETNDNLRYLTNTKVKGKLKVTQKFANTNGEPVWEKGDTLNGYPAVVSNIIPSNLTKGTSSSVASAIVAGDFSMLYVGIWGGADFVVDPLTRAKKGEVLVTCNMFWKNTVARAKSFAGIKDALTA, from the coding sequence ATGAAAACGGCTAAACAACTCCGCGATGCGCGCGGAAAAAAATTAGAAGAATTAAACGCTTTGACCACCAAGGCGCAGGGAGAATCCCGCGACTTTACGCCGGATGAAGCCACCCAGTTCGATGCGCTGGAAGCTGAGCTTCTGGATTATGACAACCAAATTCGCCGGGCCGAAGCTGCCGAAAAACGCGCCGCCGAATCGGCCGCTCCGGTCAACACCGGCACGCAGGGCAACCGCGATATTTCCGATAAGGACAAGCGGGACTTAGGCCAGGTGAGTATTGTTCGGGGCTTGCGACTAATGGCCGCCGGATCCAAACTCGATGGCGTAGAGGCCGAGGTGCACAGTATCGCTGAGCGGGATGCTCAACGTAATGGTATTCAACTCGAAGGCTTTGGCGTACCGGCTTTCCTAAGCGAACAACGGGGTCAGACAGCGACGGGTCAGACCACAGCCGCTGGCGACCAGGGCGGGGTAACCGTGCCGACCGTTTTAAACGGCATGATCGACGCGCTTTGGGCCCGGACATTCTTAAACAACGTTGGCGCTACGCGTCTGGCGGGTTTGCAAGGCAACCAGGATTTTCTGGTACAGGATACGGTACCGGTCATCTCGGAACTAACGGAGATCGAAGAGATCGTCGAAGGCGAGATGAAGTTCTCCAAGTTCTCCATGCAGCCTAGCCGCCGGGGCGCTTCAATCCCCTACAGCAAGCAACTTCTGCAACAGTCCTCATTAGACGTCGAGCGGCTGATTCTGGACAACATGAACAAGGCGCTCGGATTCAAACTGAATGCCGAAGCGGCTTTGGCGGTATTGGCAGCCATCACCTCGGGCAATGGTAACCTGTTGGCCTTATCGGCTAACGGAGCGGCGCCATCTTATGAAAACATTGTGGCACTGGAGAGTTTGATTGACAGCTTCGAGACCAACGATAACCTGCGGTACCTGACTAACACCAAGGTGAAGGGTAAACTGAAGGTGACTCAGAAATTCGCCAATACCAACGGCGAGCCGGTGTGGGAAAAAGGCGACACACTGAACGGCTATCCGGCTGTTGTTAGCAACATTATCCCGTCCAACCTGACTAAGGGGACGTCTTCCAGCGTGGCCTCGGCCATTGTGGCGGGCGACTTCTCGATGCTCTACGTGGGTATCTGGGGTGGGGCCGACTTTGTGGTGGATCCATTGACCCGCGCCAAAAAAGGCGAGGTGCTGGTGACTTGCAACATGTTCTGGAAAAACACCGTGGCCCGCGCCAAATCGTTCGCCGGTATCAAAGACGCTCTGACGGCTTAA
- the rpoN gene encoding RNA polymerase factor sigma-54 has translation MQKLSLNQTLQQKLSPQQIQFIKLLQIPTAELDTRIEEELEINPALEEGMDDYDEPNAEDPFNDDYNDDNFKERNDDIDLGSYLNEDDYSGYKMQGDGNYAEEEREMPLATQSTLTDSLLQQFGYLDLTEEQHLIGIQLIGSIESDGYIRRSMQAIVNDLAFSHNIFTDVDELEEILKLIQTFDPPGIAARTLQECLVLQLQRLEHNEPNARLAIRIIEDFFDEFSKKHFDKIQKRLNISEERLKKVIQLIVKLNPKPGSVESEGGTVQYLLPDFILVSNNGKLELSLNSKNAPELRISRSFAEMLDTYEKSNKASKSLRETVSFVKQKLDSAKWFIDAIKQRQTTLLKTMNAIIKFQYDFFLTGDETKLRPMILKDIANLINMDVSTVSRVANSKSVQTEFGIYPLKYFFSEGIATESGEDVSSREVKNILKELIDNESKESPLSDDKLEKILNERGYNIARRTVAKYREQLNIPVARLRKEL, from the coding sequence ATGCAAAAACTTAGTCTTAATCAAACGTTACAGCAAAAGCTGTCGCCGCAGCAGATCCAGTTTATTAAACTCCTGCAAATACCGACGGCAGAGCTCGACACGCGCATAGAAGAAGAGTTGGAAATCAATCCGGCTCTGGAAGAAGGGATGGACGATTACGATGAGCCTAATGCGGAAGATCCATTCAACGATGACTACAATGATGATAATTTCAAGGAGCGCAACGACGACATTGATCTGGGCAGTTATCTGAACGAGGACGACTATTCGGGTTATAAAATGCAGGGCGATGGCAACTACGCTGAAGAAGAGCGCGAAATGCCCCTGGCTACCCAATCAACGCTGACCGACTCTTTATTGCAACAATTTGGTTATCTGGACCTTACCGAAGAACAACACCTGATTGGTATTCAATTGATTGGTAGCATTGAGAGCGATGGGTATATCCGTCGGTCCATGCAGGCGATTGTCAATGACCTGGCTTTTTCCCACAATATTTTCACGGATGTCGATGAGTTGGAAGAAATCCTGAAACTCATCCAAACCTTTGACCCTCCGGGCATTGCCGCCCGCACGCTCCAGGAGTGCCTCGTTCTTCAGTTACAACGTCTGGAACACAACGAACCCAATGCACGCCTGGCCATCCGAATTATCGAGGACTTTTTTGACGAATTCTCCAAAAAACACTTTGATAAAATCCAAAAACGACTGAATATCAGCGAGGAACGGCTCAAGAAGGTTATTCAGTTGATTGTAAAACTTAATCCGAAGCCAGGTTCCGTAGAAAGCGAAGGCGGCACGGTTCAATACCTGCTTCCAGACTTTATTCTAGTTAGTAACAATGGAAAGCTGGAGCTGTCGCTAAACTCAAAAAACGCGCCGGAATTGCGCATTAGCCGCTCGTTTGCCGAAATGCTGGACACCTACGAAAAAAGCAATAAAGCCAGCAAATCCCTGCGGGAAACCGTGTCTTTCGTCAAGCAAAAACTCGATTCGGCCAAGTGGTTTATCGATGCCATCAAGCAACGGCAGACGACCTTGTTGAAGACGATGAATGCCATCATCAAGTTTCAGTATGACTTTTTCCTGACGGGCGACGAAACCAAGTTGCGCCCCATGATTCTGAAGGACATTGCCAACCTCATTAACATGGACGTTTCGACGGTCTCGCGGGTAGCCAACAGCAAATCGGTGCAGACAGAATTTGGCATTTACCCGCTAAAATACTTTTTCTCGGAAGGGATTGCCACCGAATCGGGTGAAGACGTCAGCAGCCGGGAGGTGAAAAATATCCTGAAAGAACTGATTGACAATGAATCGAAAGAGTCGCCGCTCTCGGACGATAAACTCGAAAAAATTCTGAATGAGCGTGGGTATAACATTGCCCGGCGAACCGTCGCTAAATACCGGGAACAGCTTAATATTCCGGTGGCCCGCCTTCGCAAAGAGCTTTAA
- a CDS encoding phage tail protein, whose protein sequence is MAAAARTLEAVIGKEIVLAVDKAGNGTFIPVGCMDKVTMKTDKGMLEYSCRQKTGQRPSGKDAVTSLSISGITHFYGADNSDDYVSAAEIEEWCANGTVKSWRWGGIYAGDPQWTATMACGSFTLDAPNDENSTYSAELSSLEKRTRSTVA, encoded by the coding sequence ATGGCAGCAGCAGCGCGCACATTGGAAGCCGTCATCGGTAAGGAGATCGTCCTGGCCGTTGATAAGGCCGGAAACGGCACCTTCATCCCCGTGGGATGTATGGACAAAGTAACCATGAAGACCGACAAGGGAATGCTGGAGTATTCCTGCCGGCAAAAAACAGGGCAGCGCCCCAGTGGCAAAGATGCCGTTACCTCGCTATCCATTTCCGGTATCACTCACTTTTACGGTGCCGACAATTCGGATGATTACGTTTCAGCGGCCGAAATCGAAGAGTGGTGCGCCAACGGTACCGTAAAATCGTGGCGTTGGGGCGGCATTTACGCGGGTGATCCTCAATGGACGGCCACCATGGCCTGCGGTTCGTTTACGCTCGACGCGCCGAACGACGAAAACTCGACTTATTCTGCCGAGCTATCCTCGCTGGAAAAACGGACTCGTTCGACAGTCGCGTAA
- a CDS encoding HK97 family phage prohead protease, with the protein MEEKELRVFELGKLTIEKRAVKRDDGSEEEVDVIVGLAVVFNQLSQNLGWFREQIAPEAFDDCDMSDVVCLKNHDSNLPLGRTQAKSLELEIRTDGLYFVAYPPNTQNAKDTIEEIRSGNIRGCSFQFQVAPGGSDWNQDPETGGEIRTVKKIYKLYDVGPVTFPAYLQTTTDVAKRSFDAHVSERSKLQDRPAVAPLSIYQRKLKLLTINHRTQ; encoded by the coding sequence ATGGAAGAAAAGGAATTGCGGGTTTTCGAACTCGGCAAACTGACGATCGAAAAACGCGCCGTGAAACGCGATGACGGCTCCGAGGAGGAAGTTGATGTCATTGTGGGTCTGGCCGTGGTGTTTAACCAGCTCAGCCAGAACCTGGGTTGGTTCCGGGAACAGATCGCCCCGGAAGCCTTCGACGACTGCGATATGAGCGACGTGGTGTGCCTCAAAAACCACGACAGCAATTTGCCTCTGGGTCGGACTCAGGCCAAATCGCTGGAACTGGAGATCCGCACCGATGGGCTCTATTTTGTGGCCTATCCGCCCAATACCCAGAACGCCAAAGACACCATCGAGGAAATCCGCAGCGGCAACATTCGCGGCTGCTCGTTCCAGTTTCAGGTGGCGCCCGGCGGTTCGGACTGGAATCAGGATCCCGAAACGGGCGGCGAAATCCGCACGGTCAAAAAGATCTACAAGCTCTACGACGTAGGGCCAGTGACGTTCCCGGCCTACCTGCAAACCACGACTGACGTGGCCAAGCGCTCGTTCGATGCCCACGTATCGGAACGCAGCAAACTACAGGACCGCCCGGCCGTTGCGCCGCTGTCAATTTACCAACGCAAACTTAAACTTCTTACTATAAACCACCGTACGCAATGA
- the asnS gene encoding asparagine--tRNA ligase produces the protein MSLTPIKQLLQSAEIGQTVTVKGWVRTKRESKNAIFIAINDGSTIHTIQAVTEPGRFSEDVIRLVTTGACVAITGTMVESQGSGQRVEVQATDIHVYGPADPDKYPLQPKKHSLEFLREIAHLRPRTNTFSAVLRIRHALAFAVHKYFNDNGFYYLHTPIITASDAEGAGEMFRVTTLDLNNLPRTEEGAIDYKQDFFGREANLTVSGQLEGELGALALSKIYTFGPTFRAENSNTTRHLAEFWMIEPEMAFYELEDNMNLAEDFLKYLVGYALENCIDDLKFLESRLIDEEKAKPQAERSPMPLLEKLRFVHENEFERVTYTEAIDILLKSKPHKEKKFQYPVGWGVDLQSEHERFLVEKHFKKPVILTNYPREIKSFYMKQDEDSSAAPGPTVRAMDVLFPGIGEIIGGSQREDNYEKLLARVHEVGIDPANIWWFLETRQFGSAPHSGFGLGFERLILFVTGMGNIRDVIPFPRTPKSADF, from the coding sequence ATGAGCCTTACACCCATTAAACAACTGCTTCAATCCGCGGAAATCGGCCAGACCGTGACGGTGAAGGGTTGGGTACGTACAAAGCGGGAAAGTAAAAATGCCATTTTTATTGCCATCAATGATGGGTCAACCATTCATACCATCCAGGCCGTAACCGAACCGGGACGCTTCAGCGAAGACGTGATCCGGCTGGTAACAACGGGGGCCTGCGTGGCAATTACGGGAACCATGGTGGAATCGCAGGGCTCGGGTCAAAGAGTCGAAGTGCAGGCAACGGATATTCACGTCTATGGCCCGGCTGATCCGGATAAATACCCACTGCAACCCAAAAAACATTCGCTGGAGTTTCTGCGCGAAATCGCCCACCTGCGCCCGCGTACCAATACATTCAGTGCCGTGCTTCGGATTCGGCACGCGTTGGCCTTTGCGGTACATAAGTACTTCAACGACAACGGCTTTTACTACCTCCATACGCCCATCATTACGGCCTCCGACGCCGAAGGAGCCGGGGAGATGTTTCGGGTTACGACACTCGATCTGAACAACTTACCGCGTACGGAAGAAGGCGCCATCGATTATAAGCAGGATTTCTTCGGTCGTGAGGCCAACCTAACCGTATCGGGCCAGTTAGAAGGCGAGCTTGGCGCGTTGGCCTTGTCAAAAATCTATACCTTCGGACCTACTTTCCGGGCGGAAAACTCGAACACCACCCGCCACCTGGCCGAATTCTGGATGATTGAGCCGGAAATGGCTTTTTACGAGCTGGAAGATAACATGAATCTGGCCGAGGATTTTCTGAAATACCTGGTCGGTTATGCGCTCGAAAACTGCATTGATGACCTGAAATTCCTGGAAAGCCGCCTGATCGACGAGGAAAAAGCAAAGCCCCAGGCCGAACGCAGCCCCATGCCGCTGCTGGAAAAACTGCGGTTCGTGCATGAAAATGAGTTTGAGCGCGTAACGTATACTGAAGCCATTGATATTCTGCTCAAGTCGAAGCCGCATAAAGAAAAGAAATTCCAGTATCCGGTAGGGTGGGGCGTTGATTTGCAGTCGGAGCACGAGCGGTTCCTGGTTGAAAAGCACTTCAAAAAACCCGTTATCCTGACGAATTACCCGCGCGAAATCAAGTCGTTTTACATGAAGCAGGATGAAGATTCGTCGGCGGCTCCGGGTCCAACCGTTCGCGCGATGGACGTGTTGTTCCCTGGCATTGGCGAAATCATTGGTGGTTCGCAGCGGGAGGATAATTACGAAAAACTACTGGCCCGGGTGCATGAAGTAGGCATCGATCCGGCCAACATCTGGTGGTTCCTGGAAACCCGCCAGTTTGGTTCTGCACCGCACTCTGGCTTTGGTTTAGGCTTCGAGCGCCTTATCTTGTTTGTGACCGGAATGGGGAATATTCGTGATGTAATTCCTTTCCCACGGACACCGAAAAGCGCGGATTTTTAA
- the gp17 gene encoding tail completion protein gp17, which translates to MIGEPLFAILLANEKASNLFDNRIYATVLPQTTAYPAAVYRDEDVKPLSVRDNRSSFSGTLQIEVASPSFDQVQDGLAVIRQALDNYTGRINGFGLRFGYGSTLEAGFDDTTKEHFQALAYQVHGQKFTTVTT; encoded by the coding sequence ATGATTGGAGAGCCATTATTCGCAATTCTGCTGGCCAATGAAAAGGCAAGTAATCTATTTGACAACCGGATTTACGCCACTGTTTTACCACAAACGACTGCTTATCCGGCGGCTGTTTACCGCGATGAAGATGTGAAACCGCTTTCAGTTCGCGACAACCGAAGCTCCTTTTCGGGAACGCTGCAAATCGAAGTAGCTTCCCCTAGTTTCGACCAGGTGCAGGATGGTTTAGCAGTCATTCGCCAGGCGCTGGATAACTACACCGGGCGTATTAATGGGTTTGGCTTGCGGTTCGGATACGGATCAACGTTGGAAGCGGGGTTTGACGATACGACAAAAGAGCATTTTCAGGCCCTGGCCTATCAGGTTCACGGGCAAAAATTTACCACTGTAACCACTTAA
- a CDS encoding DUF5675 family protein, with protein sequence MNLKLPREVEPSATLGRLWVDGVFECHTLEDVSRGLRQTMPLSEIKELKVYGKTAIPLGTYQVALTYSNRFKRILPLLIDVPGFSGVRIHPGNTVEDTEGCILVGTGRSGNSITESRKAFAALMKKLTAVSGKEKIYITIC encoded by the coding sequence ATGAACCTGAAACTGCCCCGCGAAGTCGAACCCAGTGCAACACTGGGTCGGCTTTGGGTGGATGGCGTCTTTGAATGCCACACCCTGGAAGACGTCAGCCGAGGCCTGCGTCAAACCATGCCCCTGTCGGAAATCAAAGAGCTAAAGGTGTACGGCAAAACAGCTATTCCGCTAGGCACCTACCAGGTAGCGCTCACCTATTCGAACCGCTTCAAACGAATCCTTCCACTTCTGATCGATGTGCCGGGGTTTTCCGGAGTTCGGATTCATCCGGGCAACACGGTCGAGGATACTGAGGGCTGCATCCTGGTTGGTACCGGGCGGAGCGGTAACAGCATCACCGAAAGCCGGAAAGCATTCGCCGCTTTAATGAAGAAACTAACGGCCGTCTCTGGAAAGGAAAAGATTTACATCACCATATGCTAG
- a CDS encoding tape measure protein, producing MIVGAANIRLGAIVSGFINGFNQAGQGVRAFTRQANADLATFYRAQDNQSRVFNKGLGRMASDMQGFGRAITTYIAAPLAIAGGVMFNTYAEIDGMQRGLKVFAGSAQVAGAQFNLFREAAKLPGLGLEEAVQGGLRLEALGYNATTATRYMKEFGNAIALGGGGKVQFDAVLTQLTQMSGKSKVLAEDLKPIVNASPAIAKAITDMFGTVDSEQISAKLQAAGKGPKDFIDMLVNQLGKLERVSGGPKNAIENIQDSLKVASFEFGKAADQTFGLTTKLEGLGASIEGAATGFASMSSPTKATILGVTGMVAALGPLSLGIGTLIKMAPQLKMGLDALKLGFVTLVNPITVTIAALAAIGVAAYSLYNFNKEIQVTVDKQKLLSESTAQAKQQIAGETGLLESLLKVARDEKATKEQRLKAIRELNAISPKYLGDLNLETINTQKATQALAQYTRVLTLKAQAQVFANKLAEAEAKVAEESNVKAAERVDWMDRLGAGFNNMFVGGKKFNEEFNKDLAAKGAEKQAAALGEARQTADFYKKSLDGVVASLAKMGETATNTAIVPDFTGNTGKKASGPKSWKEYSPADIAKNAVKDLDNEIKSLELTGKSFSTLYNERIEKLKEYKGVWMDLMGITSGKTALPDADALKPKKAPYQAKLETNFNAIKGWKMDNAFDAINPGIQKLIDTQALQAQFDHFKVFMGKGMKDIADLGEQYKGIAVGFGQSIQDASISMAESLSGGFGEMIGGLISGQKGALQQFGKLMVESIAAMLAQMGKAKIAAGTMLLAASLFPPNPVGMAAGKKSIASGIALNVGAGAIRAIGSAINIPRLAKGGIAYGNSIVNVAEYAGASNNPEVIAPLDRLKDIIGGGGTTVVEGEFVLRGDDLYRVIKRMAKKEGDR from the coding sequence ATGATCGTAGGAGCAGCTAACATTCGATTAGGCGCGATTGTATCCGGTTTTATCAACGGATTCAACCAGGCCGGACAGGGCGTCAGAGCGTTTACCCGACAGGCCAATGCTGATTTAGCCACCTTCTACAGAGCCCAGGATAACCAAAGTCGCGTTTTTAATAAAGGCCTGGGCCGCATGGCCAGTGATATGCAGGGATTTGGCCGGGCGATTACTACCTACATTGCCGCACCACTCGCCATTGCAGGTGGGGTGATGTTCAACACCTACGCCGAAATCGACGGCATGCAGCGGGGTCTCAAAGTCTTCGCCGGTTCGGCGCAGGTGGCGGGCGCTCAGTTTAATCTCTTCCGGGAAGCGGCTAAACTCCCCGGCCTTGGGTTAGAAGAAGCGGTGCAGGGTGGTTTGCGACTGGAAGCCCTAGGCTATAACGCCACGACCGCCACCCGGTACATGAAGGAGTTTGGGAACGCCATTGCTCTGGGCGGAGGGGGTAAGGTGCAGTTTGATGCCGTCCTAACGCAGCTCACCCAGATGTCGGGAAAGTCCAAGGTATTGGCTGAGGACTTAAAACCCATTGTCAACGCTTCGCCCGCCATTGCTAAGGCCATTACCGATATGTTCGGCACAGTAGACTCCGAGCAGATCAGCGCTAAACTCCAAGCCGCTGGGAAAGGCCCCAAGGACTTTATCGACATGCTCGTTAACCAGCTCGGCAAGCTGGAACGGGTTTCGGGTGGCCCTAAGAATGCCATCGAAAACATTCAGGATTCACTTAAGGTAGCCTCTTTCGAGTTTGGCAAAGCCGCCGATCAAACCTTTGGACTAACCACAAAACTGGAAGGTTTAGGCGCTTCCATTGAAGGAGCTGCCACAGGCTTTGCCAGTATGTCGAGTCCAACCAAGGCCACTATTCTGGGTGTAACGGGTATGGTCGCCGCGCTAGGCCCCTTATCCCTTGGCATTGGTACGCTAATCAAAATGGCACCCCAGTTAAAAATGGGGCTGGATGCTTTGAAGTTGGGTTTTGTCACCCTGGTAAATCCCATCACGGTAACCATTGCTGCCCTAGCCGCCATTGGTGTAGCTGCCTACTCGCTTTATAATTTCAATAAAGAAATTCAGGTAACGGTCGATAAACAAAAGCTGCTGAGCGAAAGCACCGCGCAGGCAAAACAGCAAATCGCGGGCGAAACCGGATTGCTGGAAAGTCTTTTGAAAGTAGCCCGGGACGAAAAGGCGACCAAAGAGCAGCGTTTGAAAGCCATTCGGGAGTTGAACGCCATTAGTCCGAAATATTTGGGGGATCTGAATCTGGAAACGATCAACACCCAAAAGGCTACCCAGGCCCTTGCCCAATACACCCGCGTTTTAACACTGAAAGCCCAGGCGCAGGTCTTTGCCAACAAGCTAGCCGAGGCGGAAGCGAAAGTGGCCGAAGAATCCAATGTAAAAGCGGCTGAGCGGGTTGATTGGATGGACCGTCTCGGAGCTGGATTCAATAACATGTTCGTTGGCGGAAAGAAATTTAACGAAGAGTTCAACAAAGACCTGGCCGCAAAGGGCGCCGAGAAGCAGGCCGCCGCCCTCGGAGAAGCCCGCCAGACCGCCGACTTTTATAAAAAATCACTGGATGGGGTTGTGGCTTCGCTCGCCAAAATGGGTGAAACGGCCACCAATACCGCTATTGTGCCTGATTTTACCGGAAACACGGGCAAAAAAGCCAGCGGCCCCAAGTCCTGGAAAGAATACTCCCCGGCCGACATTGCTAAGAATGCCGTCAAGGATCTGGATAATGAAATCAAAAGTCTGGAACTAACAGGTAAAAGCTTTTCGACGCTTTACAACGAGCGGATTGAAAAACTCAAGGAATACAAAGGGGTTTGGATGGATTTGATGGGCATAACGTCCGGGAAAACAGCCCTGCCTGATGCGGACGCACTCAAGCCCAAAAAGGCGCCTTACCAGGCTAAGCTGGAAACGAACTTCAATGCGATCAAAGGCTGGAAGATGGACAACGCCTTTGATGCCATTAATCCCGGCATTCAAAAGCTGATTGACACCCAGGCTTTGCAAGCCCAGTTCGACCACTTTAAAGTCTTCATGGGCAAAGGCATGAAGGATATTGCTGATTTAGGTGAGCAGTACAAAGGCATTGCCGTTGGTTTTGGACAATCCATTCAGGATGCCAGCATCAGTATGGCCGAATCTCTTTCGGGTGGATTCGGGGAAATGATTGGCGGCTTGATTTCTGGCCAAAAAGGAGCCTTGCAACAGTTCGGAAAGCTGATGGTCGAATCCATTGCCGCCATGCTGGCCCAGATGGGAAAGGCGAAGATTGCCGCTGGTACCATGTTACTAGCCGCGTCCCTTTTTCCGCCAAATCCGGTTGGAATGGCGGCAGGTAAAAAGTCAATTGCGTCTGGCATTGCCCTCAATGTGGGGGCTGGGGCCATTCGGGCCATTGGTTCAGCCATCAATATTCCTAGGCTGGCCAAGGGTGGAATTGCGTACGGAAACAGCATCGTCAACGTGGCTGAGTATGCCGGAGCTAGCAATAATCCCGAGGTAATAGCGCCGCTGGATCGACTCAAAGACATCATTGGCGGGGGCGGCACAACAGTCGTCGAGGGCGAATTTGTGCTACGTGGTGACGATCTATACCGGGTAATTAAACGAATGGCCAAGAAAGAAGGAGACCGTTAA
- a CDS encoding VanZ family protein: MRLLIILLSLLSIFLVFYLSWIPDSRMGHLWFLPKWLANWADAEDNLDLRTGVPFVVLGLLVGLWLEASRVTRYGWGIACISLMGLVILAEVGQLAIAGRNFSWMDVMWGCLGAIVGLTLSLVFKVTKLIKA, translated from the coding sequence ATGCGCCTACTCATCATTTTATTATCCTTGCTGAGTATTTTTCTAGTGTTTTATTTGAGCTGGATACCAGATTCCAGGATGGGCCATTTATGGTTTCTTCCAAAATGGTTAGCAAATTGGGCCGATGCCGAAGATAATTTGGATCTTAGAACGGGGGTTCCATTTGTGGTTTTGGGCTTGTTGGTTGGGTTGTGGCTAGAAGCTTCTCGGGTAACAAGGTACGGGTGGGGGATTGCCTGCATAAGTTTAATGGGCCTTGTTATTCTGGCTGAAGTTGGTCAGCTAGCTATCGCTGGTCGAAATTTTAGCTGGATGGATGTAATGTGGGGATGCCTTGGGGCCATCGTGGGTCTAACCCTGAGCCTGGTCTTTAAAGTCACAAAGCTTATTAAAGCGTAG
- a CDS encoding enoyl-CoA hydratase/isomerase family protein, protein MYDNLLYEVSGSICRITLNRPQVHHALSPALIQEITRAMEAARDDEAVRVVVLTATGDKAFCSGADLKEGFSAAQSGAGLALGEALRNGYHPMIRAIRSLPKPVVCRLNGVVAGAGCSLALACDAIIATDEAYFSLLFVQIGLMPDAGSTFFLPRLVGTQKAFELCSTGRRVYGPEAQQLGLVNRAVPASELDKAVDELVDYYAAAPTKAIAAMKDALNQSFHSDLEQQLECEATNQDYLGTLADTAEGIMAFLAKRKPIFRGK, encoded by the coding sequence ATGTATGACAACTTACTGTATGAGGTATCGGGTAGTATTTGCCGGATAACGCTCAACCGCCCGCAAGTGCATCACGCACTCAGTCCGGCTTTGATTCAGGAAATTACCCGGGCGATGGAAGCTGCCCGGGACGATGAAGCGGTACGCGTAGTGGTGCTAACGGCTACGGGCGACAAAGCGTTTTGTTCGGGGGCTGATCTGAAAGAAGGATTTAGTGCGGCCCAATCGGGTGCTGGCTTAGCCCTTGGGGAAGCCCTACGCAATGGCTATCATCCGATGATTCGTGCCATTCGAAGCCTGCCTAAACCCGTGGTTTGCCGCCTCAACGGTGTAGTTGCGGGAGCTGGCTGCTCCCTGGCGCTGGCCTGTGATGCCATCATCGCTACCGACGAAGCGTATTTTTCGTTGCTATTCGTTCAGATTGGTTTGATGCCTGATGCTGGCTCCACCTTCTTTCTTCCCCGACTCGTTGGCACGCAAAAAGCCTTTGAATTGTGCAGTACAGGCCGCCGCGTGTATGGACCGGAGGCGCAGCAGCTGGGGTTGGTAAATCGGGCGGTCCCGGCCTCGGAATTAGACAAAGCTGTTGATGAGCTTGTGGATTATTATGCCGCAGCTCCCACGAAAGCCATCGCCGCCATGAAGGACGCTTTGAATCAATCCTTTCATTCGGATCTAGAGCAGCAGTTGGAGTGCGAAGCTACCAATCAGGATTACTTGGGAACGTTGGCGGACACGGCTGAAGGAATTATGGCTTTTTTGGCCAAACGCAAGCCTATTTTTAGGGGCAAGTAA
- a CDS encoding head-tail adaptor protein translates to MKNLQAGDLDRVIHLIKPTPKESRFGGPGTEVEYLPENGVKVWANRKDEIAGASEEVEGKRVTAVSLVSFSIRYRSDINPTWRIVEEGGQVYNIVHVAEQGRRQWLVIKAKHHD, encoded by the coding sequence ATGAAAAATCTGCAAGCCGGAGATTTGGACCGGGTAATTCACCTGATAAAGCCTACGCCCAAGGAAAGCCGCTTCGGTGGACCGGGTACAGAGGTGGAATACCTGCCCGAAAATGGAGTAAAGGTCTGGGCTAATCGCAAGGACGAAATAGCGGGAGCCTCGGAAGAAGTGGAAGGAAAACGCGTAACGGCGGTTTCTCTGGTCAGTTTTTCGATACGCTACCGGTCGGATATCAATCCCACCTGGCGCATTGTGGAAGAAGGAGGCCAGGTGTATAACATCGTGCACGTAGCGGAACAGGGGCGCAGGCAATGGTTAGTCATCAAAGCAAAGCACCATGATTAA